In Bordetella genomosp. 10, the genomic window GCAAGCCGGCGGGTAAATCGGCAGAGAAATCGGCCGGCAAACCGGCGGGCAGGGCGGCCGCCGGCGCGGCAGGGAAACGCCCGGGCAAATCAACGGCGCGTGCGTCCACATCGGGGACGGCGCGCAAGGCGGCTTGATCCATGGACGATACGCTCAAGACCTATCGCGCCAAGCGCGACTTCAAGGCGACGACGGAGCCGGCCGACGGCGGCCAGGCGCATCCCGACGCGCCGGCCTTCGTCATCCAGAAACATTGGGCTTCGCGCCTGCACTACGACTTCCGGCTGGAGCTGGACGGCGCCATGAAAAGCTGGGCCGTGCCCAAGGGACCGTCGCTCGATCCCACGGTCAAGCGCATGGCGGTGCAGGTGGAGGATCATCCCATCGCGTACAACCAGTTCGAGGGCACGATTCCGGAGGGCCATTACGGAGCCGGAAAAGTCATCATTTGGGACGAGGGCACCTGGACGCCGCTGGGCGACGCGCGCAAGGGTTATCGCGAGGGACACCTGAAATTCGAGCTGCATGGCGTCAAGCTGCACGGCCGCTGGGCCCTGGTGCGGATGAAGGGCAAGTCCGAAAAGCAGCCGCCCTGGCTGTTGATCAAGGAAAAGGACGACGAGGCGCGCACGGATCGTGAATTCAGCGTGGTCGACCAGATGCCGGACAGTGTCGTGCCCCTGCGCGGCGATGGGGGCGGGAAGCCGCGACGCGCGCCGGCCGCGAAGGACGCGGCCGGCGCGGTATCCGCGCAAGGGGGAGGCTCCCCGCGGCAGGCGGAAGAAATCGAGCGCGCCTCCGCCGCGGTGCCGGCGTCGCCGGCGGATCCGCCCGGCGTGCCCGCCGCATTGCCGGAGACGCTCCAGCCGCAACTGGCGACGCTTTATACGGGCGCGCCGCCCACCGGCCAGGAATGGATCTACGAACTGAAATTCGACGGATACCGCATCCTCGCCCGCATCGACAACGGCGACGTGCGTCTCTATACGCGCAACGGCAACGATTGGACCGGACGCCTGCCGCACCTGGCGCGGGCCCTGGCCAAGCTGCCCATATCCGACGGCTGGCTGGATGGCGAGATCATCGTCCCGGACGACGAAGGCCGTCCCGATTTCCAGGCCTTGCAGAATGCCTTCGACAGCGACCGCACCAAGGGCATCGTGTACTACCTTTTCGATGCGCCTTACCTGAGCGGCCGCGACCTGCGCGGCGTGCCGCTGGAGGAAAGGCGCGGCTGGCTGGCGAAGGTGCTGGCGCGCGGTCCCGGCGACCCCTTGCGTTTCAGCGAGACCTTCGACGCGCCTCCGGCCGACCTGGCCGCCTCGGCCTGCCAGATGGGTTTCGAGGGACTGATCGGCAAGCGCCGCGAGGCGTCCTATGTTTCCCGCCGCTCGCCCGCGTGGATCAAGGTCAAGTGCGGCCAGCGCCAGGAGTTCGTCATCGTCGGCTACACCCCGCCGCAGGGCAGCCGGCGCGGGCTGGGCGCCTTGCTGCTGGCGGTCAACGAGAAGGACGGCGCCCTGCGCTACGCGGGCAAGGTCGGAACCGGCTTCGACGACGCCATGCTGGATCGCCTGTACAAACGCCTGTCGCCCATGGAGACGGACAAGCCGCCGGCGCGGCTGAGCGGCAGGCCCGCCGAGCGTTCGGTGCAATGGGTCAGGCCGGAGCAGGTCGCGGAGGTCGCCTTCGGCGCGTGGACCGACGGCGGCCATGTGCGTCACGCGGTGTTCAAGGGACTGCGCGAGGACAAGCCGGCAAGCGACATCACGCGCGAGCGCGCGGTCGGCGAGAAGGACCTGAAAGTGCCCGTGGCGAAGGCGGACGCGGAGGAGGACAAGACGGACAAGGCAGACAAAAAGGCCGGAACCGCGAGCGCGACCGGAACTGCACGCGCGGCCAAGGCCAAGGCGGAGAAGGCGAACGGCATGACGGGAAAATCGACAAGCCATGGCAGGCGCGGAAAGAACGCCGAGGACCAGGACTCGGGCAAAGGACTGCGGCTGACGCATCCCGACCGGATCATCGACGCCAGCACGGGCGCCACCAAGCTCGACCTGGCGAGGTTCTACGGCCTGGTGGCGCCCTTGCTCCTGAAGCACCTGGACAAGCGTCCCGTCTCGCTGGTGCGGGCGCCGCAAGGCATCGATCACGAACTGTTCTTCCAGAAGCATCTGGAAGCGCCGATGCCGGAGGTTCGAACGCTGCCCGAGGCGCTCTATCCGGGCCATCCGCCGCTGCTGGAAGTGCCGACGCCCACCGCCATCATGTCGGCCGTGCAGATGAACACCGTCGAATTCCATACCTGGAACGCGGTGTACACGGCCATCGGCACGCCCGATCGCATGCTGTTCGACCTGGACCCCGGCGAGGGCGTGCAGTGGGCGCAGGTGGTCCAGGCCGCCGAACTGGTGCATGCCATGCTTGACGAACTGGGCCTGAAGGCTTGGCTCAAGACCAGCGGCGGCAAGGGGCTGCACGTCGTCGTTCCGCTACGCAAGCAATACGGCTGGGACACGATCAAGGATTTTTCGGCCGAGGTGACGCGCCGCCTGGCGCGCACGCTGCCGGATCGCTTCGTCTCCAAGAGCGGCCCGAAAAACCGCGTCGGCCGCATTTTCGTCGACTATCTCCGCAACGGCTTCGGCGCGACCACCGTGGCCGCATGGTCGGCCCGTTCGCGGCCGGGACTGGGCGTGTCGGTTCCCATTACCTGG contains:
- the ligD gene encoding DNA ligase D, whose translation is MDDTLKTYRAKRDFKATTEPADGGQAHPDAPAFVIQKHWASRLHYDFRLELDGAMKSWAVPKGPSLDPTVKRMAVQVEDHPIAYNQFEGTIPEGHYGAGKVIIWDEGTWTPLGDARKGYREGHLKFELHGVKLHGRWALVRMKGKSEKQPPWLLIKEKDDEARTDREFSVVDQMPDSVVPLRGDGGGKPRRAPAAKDAAGAVSAQGGGSPRQAEEIERASAAVPASPADPPGVPAALPETLQPQLATLYTGAPPTGQEWIYELKFDGYRILARIDNGDVRLYTRNGNDWTGRLPHLARALAKLPISDGWLDGEIIVPDDEGRPDFQALQNAFDSDRTKGIVYYLFDAPYLSGRDLRGVPLEERRGWLAKVLARGPGDPLRFSETFDAPPADLAASACQMGFEGLIGKRREASYVSRRSPAWIKVKCGQRQEFVIVGYTPPQGSRRGLGALLLAVNEKDGALRYAGKVGTGFDDAMLDRLYKRLSPMETDKPPARLSGRPAERSVQWVRPEQVAEVAFGAWTDGGHVRHAVFKGLREDKPASDITRERAVGEKDLKVPVAKADAEEDKTDKADKKAGTASATGTARAAKAKAEKANGMTGKSTSHGRRGKNAEDQDSGKGLRLTHPDRIIDASTGATKLDLARFYGLVAPLLLKHLDKRPVSLVRAPQGIDHELFFQKHLEAPMPEVRTLPEALYPGHPPLLEVPTPTAIMSAVQMNTVEFHTWNAVYTAIGTPDRMLFDLDPGEGVQWAQVVQAAELVHAMLDELGLKAWLKTSGGKGLHVVVPLRKQYGWDTIKDFSAEVTRRLARTLPDRFVSKSGPKNRVGRIFVDYLRNGFGATTVAAWSARSRPGLGVSVPITWDELGKVKSSGQWTIGNIQERLDVADSPWDDYAPQDVRPAMRVLGFKPNE